The following proteins come from a genomic window of candidate division WOR-3 bacterium:
- a CDS encoding SLC13 family permease: MINLEKFVLPNLALDISEPVTPEGLFRLVAERLAQEGLVKDSAALVKEFQQREAQGSTGVGHSIALPHVKSENVREPVILVVRLKEPIDWNAIDNEPVRLLVFLIAPEKDRNLYLALLAEVARALNNPQLRQAALKAADAKTAAGIISRPPHQGFIKRNRRLFLFFSIVALFFAAARLVFPLIRLPQTGIYQELNYLRFNEPVWLFRQELTITLFLAMVVGTLLFWRFRVAIAAAALGILLITGVMDLEHTVRFMSIPTILFIMAMMVIVRWLQNIGVFRFVVVKAVEKVKGIPWLLLLLLMGFSVLLGGFADEVSAILVTFGLALEVSRRTKAPLVPFLLSLVFATNVGSALTLVGNPIGVYIAFAGGLSFEDFLRWATPVSAITAVFIAILCLLLYRRYFFGTRYELDARELEKASGTIDPTKLRVGIFTFITIVILIALHRRIEVWLNLGEGTALVASALAVTGFIIFYEQERGRTLIERGIDWWTLLFFMFLFANAACLEYSGVTTKLGYLLMRLAETIAGANSGNLALPASLIFLWLSGILSGFVDNLPIVAALVPIVKDLIRVGLPHASILWWALLFGGCFGGNLTMIGSTANLVAIGAYERASGQHIKFAEWFRVGIVVTLVALVIATTALLLQINLAP; this comes from the coding sequence GTGATTAACCTTGAAAAGTTTGTTCTCCCCAACCTGGCCCTGGACATCTCTGAGCCGGTAACACCTGAAGGTCTGTTTCGGCTTGTTGCCGAGCGTTTGGCACAGGAGGGGCTGGTTAAGGACAGTGCGGCACTGGTAAAGGAATTTCAACAAAGAGAGGCGCAGGGTTCAACAGGTGTTGGTCATTCCATCGCCCTGCCCCATGTCAAGAGCGAAAATGTCCGCGAGCCGGTTATTTTGGTTGTCCGGCTGAAAGAACCGATAGACTGGAACGCAATTGACAACGAGCCGGTGCGTCTATTGGTATTTCTCATCGCCCCGGAAAAGGACCGAAACCTTTATCTTGCCCTTCTTGCCGAGGTTGCCCGTGCCTTGAACAACCCCCAGCTGCGCCAGGCAGCACTCAAGGCAGCAGATGCAAAAACCGCTGCCGGTATCATCTCCCGTCCGCCCCATCAGGGTTTTATCAAACGCAACCGCCGGCTGTTTCTCTTCTTCAGCATTGTTGCCCTTTTCTTTGCCGCTGCCCGGCTGGTCTTTCCGCTTATCCGGCTGCCCCAAACCGGCATCTATCAGGAACTCAACTACCTCCGCTTCAACGAACCGGTCTGGCTCTTCCGCCAGGAACTGACAATCACCCTCTTTTTAGCAATGGTCGTTGGGACTTTGCTCTTCTGGCGCTTCCGGGTGGCTATTGCCGCTGCCGCCTTAGGAATACTCTTGATTACGGGCGTGATGGACTTAGAACATACGGTCAGGTTTATGTCCATACCCACAATCCTCTTCATTATGGCGATGATGGTGATTGTCCGCTGGCTGCAGAACATCGGCGTGTTCCGGTTTGTTGTTGTCAAGGCTGTGGAAAAGGTCAAGGGCATCCCCTGGCTTCTGCTTTTGCTCCTGATGGGCTTCTCGGTCCTTTTAGGCGGGTTTGCCGATGAGGTGTCGGCAATCCTTGTCACCTTCGGTCTGGCACTTGAGGTCTCGCGCCGGACAAAGGCACCGCTTGTCCCCTTTCTTCTGTCGTTGGTCTTTGCCACCAATGTCGGCAGCGCCCTGACCTTGGTCGGCAATCCGATTGGCGTCTATATCGCCTTTGCCGGTGGACTGTCATTTGAGGACTTTCTCCGCTGGGCAACACCGGTCTCGGCAATAACCGCAGTTTTCATCGCCATTCTCTGTCTCCTACTTTACCGGCGCTACTTCTTTGGCACCCGCTATGAACTTGACGCCCGGGAACTGGAAAAGGCATCTGGCACCATTGACCCGACAAAACTCCGTGTCGGCATCTTTACCTTCATTACTATCGTCATCCTCATCGCCCTGCATCGCCGGATTGAGGTCTGGCTCAATCTTGGCGAGGGCACTGCACTGGTGGCAAGCGCGCTTGCAGTTACCGGCTTTATCATCTTTTACGAACAGGAAAGAGGACGCACCCTCATTGAACGGGGTATTGACTGGTGGACACTGCTATTTTTTATGTTTCTCTTTGCCAATGCCGCCTGCCTGGAATACTCAGGCGTTACCACCAAATTGGGCTATCTCCTTATGCGCCTTGCCGAAACAATCGCTGGTGCCAATTCCGGTAACCTTGCCCTGCCCGCATCACTCATCTTCCTCTGGCTCTCCGGCATCCTCTCCGGCTTTGTTGACAATCTACCGATTGTCGCCGCGCTCGTGCCCATTGTTAAGGATTTGATCCGCGTCGGTCTGCCCCATGCCAGTATCCTCTGGTGGGCTCTCCTCTTTGGTGGCTGCTTTGGCGGCAACCTGACAATGATTGGCTCAACCGCCAATCTGGTGGCGATTGGCGCATATGAGCGGGCAAGCGGTCAGCACATCAAATTTGCGGAATGGTTCCGGGTCGGGATTGTCGTAACGCTCGTGGCTTTGGTCATTGCCACTACCGCTCTGCTTTTGCAGATAAATCTCGCACCCTGA
- a CDS encoding nitroreductase family protein gives MKRWLTLLVSLFLLAATIWAQETLPPPVVQGKSFEILANSRYSVHSGFTSSLSRQVLANILWAMSRAPSLGSTYREIYVATPENVYLYNPDSHNLVVHLAGNHRYSANSAFEIGIAVERNEEAGLAIQAGLLAAVSFWDSASGSVASCPMQFATNYANSNWNPNHPILMVNVYGQRTGTGLKDTCVARSSDSTLPLPATTGTDTFEILLTELAFDTLFDPTSLPLSAISQLLWAGYGVTPHTTANNRRGTTIPSAVANYYLTGRIYLVIDSAVFRYHNRLPPGTNLATSDHRLELVVNGDRRDSLRQACVRLPQTAPVYIVVCVGDTTNNYPMIEAGFAAFQFLLQAKALDLCASLTAPLTTTERLGIKNALNLPAADQPVIVFSAGQAPVGVKEETQKIKSGLRVRQIPGLPVKVELYLPHPGKVHLTVTDLAGRKISTWTEDIKTPGAHIIEWSGTDETGALVPSGVYICKVESGKNLGRTRVVLTR, from the coding sequence ATGAAAAGGTGGTTAACCCTGCTCGTATCTCTTTTCTTGCTCGCTGCGACAATTTGGGCGCAGGAGACATTGCCTCCGCCGGTTGTTCAGGGCAAGTCTTTTGAGATTCTCGCTAACAGCCGCTATTCGGTCCATTCCGGTTTCACCAGCTCCCTTTCCCGCCAGGTCCTTGCAAACATCCTCTGGGCGATGAGCCGCGCGCCCTCTCTCGGCAGCACCTATCGGGAAATCTATGTTGCCACACCCGAAAATGTCTATCTCTACAACCCGGACAGCCACAACCTTGTTGTCCATCTTGCCGGCAACCACCGCTACAGCGCCAACTCCGCATTTGAGATTGGTATTGCGGTTGAGCGCAATGAGGAGGCGGGTCTGGCAATTCAGGCAGGGCTCCTTGCCGCAGTCTCGTTCTGGGACTCAGCCTCAGGCTCGGTTGCCTCCTGCCCGATGCAATTTGCCACCAACTATGCCAACTCCAACTGGAACCCGAATCACCCGATTTTAATGGTGAATGTTTATGGTCAACGCACCGGCACCGGACTCAAGGACACCTGTGTTGCCCGCTCCTCAGACTCAACCCTGCCTCTGCCTGCCACAACCGGCACCGACACCTTTGAAATCCTCTTGACCGAACTCGCATTTGACACCCTGTTTGACCCGACCAGTCTGCCTTTGTCAGCCATTTCCCAACTCCTCTGGGCTGGTTATGGCGTCACCCCGCATACAACCGCAAATAACCGCCGCGGCACAACCATCCCTTCAGCGGTTGCCAACTACTATCTCACCGGCAGAATCTATCTCGTGATTGACAGCGCGGTTTTCCGCTATCACAACCGCCTGCCACCAGGCACAAACCTCGCCACCAGCGACCACCGCCTGGAACTGGTGGTGAACGGCGACCGCCGGGACTCTTTGCGTCAAGCCTGTGTCCGCCTGCCCCAGACCGCACCGGTCTATATCGTTGTCTGCGTCGGTGACACCACTAACAACTACCCGATGATTGAGGCGGGGTTTGCCGCATTCCAGTTTCTCCTGCAGGCAAAGGCGCTTGACCTCTGCGCATCACTAACCGCCCCCTTGACAACAACCGAGCGGCTCGGTATTAAGAATGCGCTCAACCTGCCCGCAGCAGACCAGCCGGTAATTGTCTTTTCCGCTGGTCAGGCTCCGGTTGGGGTCAAAGAAGAGACGCAGAAAATAAAAAGCGGCTTACGGGTCCGCCAGATTCCGGGTCTGCCGGTTAAAGTTGAACTCTATCTTCCTCATCCTGGAAAGGTTCATCTTACCGTCACCGATTTGGCAGGGCGCAAAATCTCCACCTGGACAGAGGATATTAAAACTCCCGGAGCCCATATTATTGAATGGTCAGGAACCGATGAAACCGGGGCTTTGGTTCCAAGCGGGGTATACATCTGCAAGGTTGAATCTGGAAAAAACTTGGGCAGGACAAGGGTTGTCCTCACCCGCTGA
- a CDS encoding kelch repeat-containing protein, protein MMRYKLPLFLLVATASVSGIISPLERNEFRLIKEKGNLADTEISSALYPDDAVCHFPENAPCQSAEDPPRFLEWVRLADFPLLAARTAGCTDGRYHYLMGGLEGGSGSRPLKNLYRYDLITDSWVELESMPYATSNHCAVCHPRLKKIYIPGGYPGPADRLQEYDITSNTWSLKSPCPVVDYGAAGAYYGDSILVVFGSNYPGRTFRYSIPDDSWEERESAPGVTSHGQMVTSPYDGCLYYAGGWRDNKIFLKFDPSTMSWSVLDSMPTGRHGLALAAVGPFIYAYGGAQGWTPLRCVEVYNVATGTWTTEDSMPYAFGGNSITSGCMGWIFYSSGGSLHIGALVTPSYDIGVSRIVEPASPEIVPGVPITPRVLVKNYGLEWAESFAVMFAVESAGRVVYDDGVFLDSLAPGDSIEVEFVNNWTPNASLWHGYTISSFTFLFNDSVPWNDTCEMPVLVTSDTIYSNTTVHPPVIDGYLAPNEWAGAYEMNFSNVFGWYGKPYGPYAAKAWFMHGRENDTDFLYSAYALPFAATRNNGDLIGFYCDENNNGEWESTYCEGIYWFFVDHNGADAVLYLPITSGITLDPVPVPGAQSASGTLNGYLVFEAKVPIDTGDVYLNLNPAGDTAGLFLLAMDNHMLFGWWPAGMCADSHLRPAYYGKLILREVAPGIEEQVKEAVAGVALMPSPVVNRSAVLKYTLPNPGLAAVEVFDVTGRVVLSQQINAGRSGSLKLDLNHLANGVYLLRFEAEGFSTVRKFLIAR, encoded by the coding sequence ATGATGCGTTATAAACTGCCCTTGTTTTTGCTGGTGGCTACTGCCAGTGTTTCAGGAATTATAAGTCCATTGGAGCGCAATGAATTCAGGCTTATAAAAGAAAAAGGCAATTTAGCCGATACCGAGATATCAAGTGCGTTATATCCGGATGATGCGGTTTGTCATTTTCCTGAAAATGCGCCCTGCCAATCAGCAGAAGACCCACCGCGCTTTTTGGAGTGGGTTCGGCTTGCCGATTTTCCTCTTCTGGCAGCGCGGACTGCGGGCTGCACTGATGGTCGTTATCACTATCTGATGGGCGGCTTGGAGGGCGGTTCAGGCTCAAGACCATTAAAGAATCTCTATCGCTATGACCTGATAACCGATTCCTGGGTTGAACTGGAATCAATGCCTTATGCAACTTCCAATCACTGTGCAGTATGCCATCCCCGATTGAAAAAGATTTATATTCCTGGTGGCTATCCCGGACCAGCAGACAGACTGCAGGAATACGATATCACATCTAACACCTGGTCTTTAAAATCACCTTGCCCGGTTGTTGATTATGGTGCTGCCGGTGCATATTATGGCGACTCCATCCTGGTTGTGTTCGGCTCAAATTATCCTGGCAGAACTTTTCGCTATAGTATACCTGATGATTCCTGGGAGGAACGGGAAAGCGCACCCGGTGTTACCAGTCATGGTCAGATGGTAACATCGCCCTATGATGGCTGCCTTTATTATGCTGGTGGCTGGCGAGACAATAAAATCTTCCTCAAATTTGACCCTTCAACGATGAGCTGGAGCGTTCTGGACTCAATGCCAACAGGCAGGCATGGGCTTGCTTTGGCTGCAGTAGGACCATTCATATATGCCTATGGTGGTGCCCAAGGTTGGACCCCATTACGCTGTGTTGAGGTCTATAATGTGGCAACCGGGACCTGGACAACTGAAGATTCTATGCCCTATGCTTTTGGTGGCAATTCAATTACCAGCGGCTGTATGGGCTGGATATTTTACTCCAGCGGCGGTTCTCTTCATATCGGCGCCCTTGTAACCCCGTCATACGATATCGGTGTTTCAAGAATTGTTGAGCCAGCATCACCAGAGATTGTTCCGGGTGTCCCGATTACCCCGCGGGTTCTGGTGAAGAACTACGGTCTTGAGTGGGCTGAGAGTTTTGCGGTGATGTTTGCGGTTGAATCTGCAGGCAGGGTTGTGTATGACGATGGGGTTTTCCTTGATTCGCTTGCTCCTGGTGACTCTATTGAGGTTGAGTTTGTCAACAACTGGACACCAAATGCCTCGCTCTGGCATGGCTACACAATATCCAGTTTCACCTTTCTTTTTAACGACTCGGTTCCCTGGAATGACACCTGCGAGATGCCGGTCTTGGTAACATCGGATACAATTTATTCCAACACCACTGTCCATCCGCCGGTGATTGACGGCTATCTTGCACCTAATGAATGGGCAGGTGCCTATGAGATGAACTTTTCCAATGTGTTTGGCTGGTATGGCAAACCTTATGGACCCTATGCGGCAAAAGCCTGGTTTATGCACGGGAGAGAAAACGATACTGACTTTCTCTATTCTGCCTATGCCCTGCCTTTTGCTGCTACGCGCAACAACGGCGACTTGATTGGCTTCTACTGTGATGAGAACAATAACGGAGAATGGGAATCCACGTATTGTGAAGGCATCTACTGGTTCTTTGTTGATCACAATGGTGCCGATGCGGTGTTATATCTACCAATAACTTCTGGGATTACTCTTGACCCTGTTCCGGTTCCGGGAGCGCAGAGCGCCTCAGGCACCTTGAACGGCTATCTGGTATTTGAGGCGAAAGTCCCTATTGACACTGGGGATGTCTATCTCAACCTTAACCCTGCTGGCGACACCGCAGGTCTGTTTCTCCTTGCGATGGATAATCACATGTTATTTGGCTGGTGGCCGGCAGGGATGTGTGCAGACTCCCATCTTAGACCCGCATACTACGGCAAACTGATTCTCAGAGAGGTTGCGCCAGGTATTGAGGAGCAGGTTAAAGAGGCAGTTGCAGGAGTTGCCCTTATGCCAAGTCCTGTGGTTAATCGCTCGGCAGTGCTAAAATACACTTTACCCAACCCCGGTCTGGCAGCGGTAGAGGTATTTGATGTTACTGGCAGGGTTGTTTTGAGCCAGCAGATTAATGCGGGCAGGAGCGGCTCGTTAAAACTGGACCTGAACCACCTTGCCAATGGTGTATATCTGCTGAGGTTTGAAGCAGAGGGCTTTAGCACAGTTAGAAAGTTTCTGATAGCACGCTGA
- a CDS encoding DUF2703 domain-containing protein, translating to MKKSIKIEWQRLITNGETCPRCSATEQEIDDALKILKQMLEPRGFEVLLEKREITPAEFEKNPLESNRILINGRSLEEWLKADVGASPCCDVCGTAQCRTIELNKRVYESIPAELIVQAGLAAAKIIDAD from the coding sequence ATGAAAAAGAGTATTAAAATTGAATGGCAGCGGTTAATCACTAATGGCGAGACCTGCCCGAGATGCTCGGCAACTGAACAGGAGATTGATGATGCGCTGAAAATCCTCAAGCAGATGCTTGAGCCCAGGGGGTTTGAGGTCTTATTGGAAAAAAGGGAAATCACCCCTGCCGAGTTTGAAAAGAACCCCTTGGAATCAAACCGCATCCTTATCAACGGTCGTTCCCTTGAAGAATGGCTTAAAGCCGATGTTGGTGCCAGCCCCTGCTGCGATGTCTGCGGCACCGCCCAATGCCGGACTATAGAACTTAATAAAAGGGTCTATGAATCCATTCCGGCAGAGCTAATCGTCCAAGCCGGACTTGCTGCTGCAAAAATTATTGATGCAGATTAA
- the arcC gene encoding carbamate kinase codes for MTTVLAIGGNSLIRKKESNSFSEQMATLEATCVPVVELASSGERVIITHGNGPQVGFVLLRSHLARNRLPEIPLDAANAQTQAEIGYMIQQVLDNLFRRKGIGGRAVTVVTQVVVDKNDPAFLNPSKPVGPFYTREEAAKLQRELGWCIKEDAGRGFRRLVPSPLPKSVVEVEEIKSLIQTGAIVIACGGGGIPVVEENGGLRGVAAVIDKDLASALLANLIGAERLIISTAVDSVYLNYGQPDAKPLGEVKMAEMKRYLEEGHFPEGSMGPKVEAGLRFLDGGGKEVIITDPEHLLAAIGGKAGTRIVKE; via the coding sequence ATGACAACGGTTTTGGCGATTGGCGGTAATTCGCTGATTCGGAAAAAGGAAAGCAACTCATTCAGCGAGCAGATGGCAACGCTTGAGGCAACCTGCGTGCCGGTTGTGGAGCTCGCCAGTTCCGGTGAACGGGTGATAATCACGCACGGGAATGGTCCGCAGGTTGGTTTTGTGCTTTTGCGCTCGCACCTGGCGCGCAACCGGCTGCCTGAGATACCGCTGGATGCGGCAAATGCCCAGACCCAGGCGGAAATCGGCTATATGATTCAGCAGGTTCTGGACAATCTTTTCAGGAGAAAGGGGATAGGGGGTCGGGCGGTAACGGTGGTTACCCAGGTGGTTGTTGACAAAAATGACCCGGCATTTCTCAACCCGTCAAAACCGGTTGGACCCTTTTACACCCGGGAGGAGGCGGCAAAACTGCAAAGGGAACTGGGCTGGTGTATAAAGGAGGATGCGGGCAGAGGGTTTCGCAGACTGGTGCCATCCCCATTGCCCAAATCGGTGGTTGAGGTTGAGGAGATTAAAAGTTTGATTCAGACCGGTGCGATTGTGATTGCCTGTGGTGGTGGCGGGATTCCGGTGGTTGAGGAGAATGGCGGTTTGCGCGGGGTGGCGGCGGTGATTGACAAGGATTTGGCTTCGGCGTTGCTTGCCAATCTGATTGGAGCGGAGCGGTTGATAATTTCCACTGCGGTTGACAGTGTTTATCTTAATTACGGGCAGCCGGATGCCAAGCCGCTGGGAGAGGTAAAGATGGCTGAGATGAAAAGATATCTTGAGGAGGGGCATTTTCCTGAAGGTAGTATGGGACCGAAGGTTGAGGCAGGGCTTAGGTTTCTTGACGGTGGCGGCAAGGAGGTAATCATCACCGACCCTGAGCATCTCTTGGCCGCAATTGGTGGTAAGGCCGGGACAAGGATAGTTAAAGAGTGA
- a CDS encoding asparagine synthetase B — protein MSLLLLVLAIPMLGQEMVLIPMDLTQTDHLKAYGVAYRLLQRGVRVEWLLNYRAGSFLFPYEDKAIKECRIYGVYFEMVAPTELLRIRQTIEENNMASIVLERPTRVAVYAPPTADPWDDAVRLALDYAGIPYDVVWDKEVLAGKLSQYDWLHLHHEDFTGQFGKFYASYRQEKWYQEEVAINTRMAKELGFKKVSQLKLAVLEAIRRYVAEGGMLFAMCSATDTPDIAWAARNTDICAAVFDGDGVDPDCNRKLDYEGCFAFENFEVITDPLVYEHSDIDTYLEATARGQDVYFSLFDFSAKYDPVPTMLVQNHTGLVKEFLGQNCGFRRNLLKKDVLIMGEVANTEEVKYIHGNFGKGTFTFLGGHDPEDFAHRIGDPPTDLALHKNSPGYRLILNNVLFPAAEKKPLKT, from the coding sequence ATGAGTTTATTGTTGCTGGTCTTGGCGATACCGATGCTGGGACAGGAGATGGTTTTGATTCCGATGGATTTGACCCAGACCGACCATCTGAAGGCATACGGTGTTGCCTACCGGCTTTTGCAGCGGGGCGTGCGGGTGGAATGGCTTTTGAATTACCGGGCGGGCTCATTTCTCTTTCCCTATGAGGATAAGGCGATAAAGGAGTGCCGGATTTACGGGGTTTATTTTGAGATGGTGGCACCGACAGAATTACTGCGGATAAGGCAAACAATTGAGGAAAACAATATGGCTTCAATAGTATTAGAGCGTCCGACCAGGGTTGCGGTTTATGCGCCGCCAACCGCTGACCCCTGGGATGATGCGGTGCGGCTGGCGCTTGATTATGCTGGGATTCCCTATGATGTGGTCTGGGACAAGGAGGTCTTGGCGGGTAAACTTTCCCAGTATGACTGGCTCCATCTGCACCACGAGGATTTCACCGGTCAGTTCGGGAAGTTCTATGCCTCTTACCGGCAGGAGAAGTGGTATCAGGAGGAGGTGGCGATAAACACCAGGATGGCGAAGGAGCTGGGCTTTAAAAAGGTGAGCCAGTTGAAACTGGCGGTTTTGGAGGCGATAAGGCGGTATGTGGCCGAAGGCGGGATGCTTTTTGCGATGTGCTCGGCAACCGATACCCCTGATATCGCCTGGGCAGCGCGCAACACCGATATCTGCGCCGCGGTCTTTGATGGTGATGGGGTTGACCCGGACTGTAACAGGAAACTGGATTACGAGGGCTGCTTTGCCTTTGAGAACTTTGAGGTGATAACCGACCCCTTGGTCTATGAGCATTCAGATATTGACACCTATCTCGAGGCAACCGCAAGGGGGCAGGATGTCTACTTTTCCTTGTTTGACTTTTCTGCGAAGTATGACCCGGTGCCGACAATGCTTGTTCAGAACCATACCGGTCTGGTCAAGGAGTTTTTGGGTCAGAACTGTGGTTTCAGGCGGAACCTGCTGAAGAAGGATGTGCTGATTATGGGTGAGGTGGCAAATACCGAGGAGGTGAAGTATATCCACGGCAACTTCGGCAAGGGGACATTTACATTCTTAGGGGGTCATGACCCTGAGGATTTTGCCCATCGGATTGGCGACCCACCCACTGACCTCGCCTTGCACAAGAATTCACCTGGCTACCGGCTGATTTTGAACAATGTCCTTTTCCCAGCAGCTGAGAAGAAGCCGCTGAAGACATAA
- a CDS encoding ARMT1-like domain-containing protein has product MRSSPRCLECGLEQCQRIVRLCGGDEKRAEILRKGLLQVAENLSLNEPPSTYTSKLLVATMEFLGNRDPFAKVKEEQNRRAQEMAARLDEKLAEGDEGLKVALKIAAAGNVIDVGPGRSFDINDLLARLHFAHDDSDLLIARLKKARRVVYILDNAGEVIFDKLVLRRLPDLELTIVARSSPILNDVTVEEAKGLGLDRLGRVIGTGSPYLGIDFNTVSEEFLRFYYEADLVIAKGHANFESLVNSKRDGFYLLTAKCEVVADFLGVKPGESVCLYSLGG; this is encoded by the coding sequence ATGCGCTCCTCGCCAAGATGTCTTGAGTGCGGTCTGGAGCAGTGTCAAAGGATTGTCCGGCTCTGCGGCGGTGATGAAAAAAGGGCGGAGATTTTAAGGAAGGGGCTTTTGCAGGTGGCGGAAAATCTCAGTCTGAATGAGCCGCCCAGCACCTATACATCAAAACTTTTAGTGGCAACAATGGAATTTTTGGGCAACAGGGACCCTTTTGCCAAGGTGAAGGAGGAGCAGAATAGGCGGGCGCAGGAGATGGCAGCACGCCTGGATGAAAAACTTGCTGAGGGTGATGAGGGTTTAAAGGTGGCGTTGAAGATTGCGGCGGCGGGAAATGTTATTGATGTTGGACCGGGTCGCAGTTTTGACATCAATGACCTGCTGGCACGCTTGCATTTTGCCCATGATGACAGCGATTTGCTAATTGCGCGGCTGAAAAAGGCGCGGCGGGTTGTTTATATCTTGGATAATGCCGGTGAGGTGATTTTTGATAAACTGGTTTTGAGGCGGCTCCCCGATTTAGAACTGACCATTGTTGCCCGGTCAAGCCCGATTCTCAACGATGTTACCGTTGAGGAGGCAAAGGGGTTGGGGCTGGATAGATTGGGCAGGGTAATCGGCACGGGCTCGCCCTATCTCGGGATAGATTTTAACACGGTGAGCGAGGAGTTTTTGAGGTTTTATTATGAGGCGGATTTGGTCATTGCCAAGGGGCATGCCAATTTTGAGTCGCTGGTCAATTCTAAGAGGGACGGGTTTTACCTCTTGACCGCCAAGTGCGAAGTGGTGGCAGACTTTCTCGGGGTGAAACCGGGCGAGTCGGTCTGCCTTTATTCTCTGGGGGGATAG
- a CDS encoding HypC/HybG/HupF family hydrogenase formation chaperone, protein MCLAIPVKVVAIDGEMAIGEVGGVQREISLVMTPDVKIGDYVIVHAGFAIQILDRTAAEENLRIFGEMAKRVSERRKRVRGDG, encoded by the coding sequence ATGTGTCTGGCAATTCCGGTGAAGGTGGTTGCGATTGATGGTGAGATGGCGATTGGTGAGGTTGGTGGGGTTCAGCGGGAGATTTCCCTGGTGATGACACCAGATGTGAAGATTGGTGATTATGTGATTGTCCATGCCGGTTTTGCCATTCAGATCCTTGACAGGACCGCAGCAGAGGAAAACCTGAGAATCTTTGGCGAGATGGCAAAAAGGGTTTCTGAGAGGCGAAAGCGGGTAAGAGGGGATGGTTAG
- a CDS encoding PTS sugar transporter subunit IIA, which produces MNLSQIVLPELAFDAPPLAGQDELFNLIATRLLEAKIANEIDPVVAGFRKREELCSTGVGHGVAIPHSASSAVERIVVVVVRLNPALDWHARDNQPVNLVVALISPPALYSVYLQVLAALARALHIESVRRLALNAPSPQEAAKIIAQIAQKQEEGTEGLIEPVC; this is translated from the coding sequence ATGAACCTATCTCAAATCGTTTTGCCCGAACTCGCCTTTGACGCCCCCCCACTTGCCGGTCAGGATGAGCTCTTTAACCTGATTGCCACAAGGCTCCTTGAGGCAAAAATTGCCAATGAGATTGACCCGGTCGTTGCCGGCTTCCGCAAACGGGAGGAACTGTGCTCCACCGGTGTTGGTCACGGTGTTGCGATACCCCATTCTGCGAGCAGTGCGGTTGAACGGATTGTTGTGGTTGTTGTCCGCCTCAACCCGGCGCTGGACTGGCACGCCCGTGACAACCAGCCGGTAAACCTTGTTGTTGCCCTTATCTCCCCGCCCGCGCTCTACTCGGTTTACCTGCAGGTTCTGGCGGCGCTTGCCCGCGCCCTTCATATTGAGTCGGTGCGCCGCCTTGCCCTCAACGCCCCCAGCCCCCAGGAGGCGGCAAAAATCATCGCCCAGATTGCCCAGAAACAGGAGGAGGGAACCGAAGGCTTGATTGAGCCGGTCTGCTAA